The genomic DNA AGGTCCGGTCGCCGCCCGGAGTGGGGTCGAAGCCGAGGTCGTTCGCCATGCGGCTGCGATATCTGTCGAACAGGTCGCGCCGGTACTGCCAGATCATCGTCGGCGCGTCGTACGGCAGGGCGTAGACCGCTCCGGGGTCGATGAACCGGCCGGCGGCGTCGAGCTGGGTGGGGATGAAGTCCGTGATGCCGCCGGGCAGGTCCGGCAGGGCCGGATCGGCCTGCAGCGAACGCAGGTCCACCAGTCCCCGCTGGTACGGCGCGAGCACCTGGTAGGGGTCGGCGTAGACCACCTGGTACTGGGCCCGGCCCGAAGCCAGATCCAGGGCGACCCGCTGGACCAGGGCGGTCAGCTCCAGCGTCACGATGTTGACACTGATCCCCGTCAGGTCGACGAACGGGCGGATGTTCGCGGCGATGGCCGCCGTGGGGGCGGTGTTCTCCGAGATGAAGTTCAGGGTGGCGCCCTTGAACTGGCGCCACTGGTCGCCGCCGGCGGTTCGCACCACATCGCTGCGGGAGCCGCAGGCGCTCAGGCCCCCGGCCAGAGTCAGCGACGCCCCGGTGGCCAAGGCGCCCCGGAGGACGTCGCGTCTGCTCGGCTCGCGTGGATAGCGGTCCACTGCACCTCCTGACACTCAGGTGGAGGCATCAATGACAGTCCTATTACATAAAAAATGGCGAAGTAAACACATATGTGATATTTTTTCATAAATTATGTAATATCTTTGTTTTCGCTACGTGAAGAGCCGGGCAGGCGTGCCAGGCCGCACGGATGTCGGCCGCCGATCAACGCGTCCAGGTCGTATGTTCCGCCGTTGTCGCGCAATTCACCCGTTGTTCCGCCACCGGCGATACGGGTGGAAAAGCTCAGGCGCGTATCCCCGGTCCCGCGAGTTCTCGCACCGTCGCACGGGCGCCCGCCGAGTGCAGCGATTCGAGTGCGCGCAGATACGGTTCGACGAACCGCCGGTCGTCGGCGAGGTCACCGAAGAGGTCTCGATTCTCGATGAAGGCCGTGGGGTGCTCACGCTGCGTTCTCGCGGTGGCCGTCAACCGCTCCTTCAACCGGTCGACCAGTTCGATCGGTTCGCCGGATTCGTCGACGCCTTCCGCGTAACGCGCCCAGCCGGCCACCACGGCGGCCGCGCGCGTGACCTCGCCGCCGCGGGCCAGCTGCTCGCGCACCACAGGAAGCAGCCATTTCGGGATCCGGTCCGACGCCTCGGCGCACAGTCGGGCGAGCGTGTCCCGCACCTCGGGGTTGGCGAACCGTTCGATGAGGGTCCGCTTGTAGTCGTCCAGGTCGATGCCCGGCACCGGCCGGAGCGTCGGCGTGGCCTCGATGTCCATGTAGCCGAGAAGGAACGCGGCGATCGCCGGGTCGGTGGCAGCCTCGTGGGCGTACCGGTACCCGCTGAGGTAACCGAAGTAGCAGAGCGCCTGGTGGCCGGCGTTCAGCAGGCGCAGCTTCATCAGCTCGTACGGCTCCACATCCGCGACGACCTGGACCCCGGCCTCCTCCCAGGGGGGACGCCCGGTGGGGAAACGCTCCTGGAGCACCCACTGGGTGAACGGTTCGCAGACGACCGGCCAGGCATCCTCGACGCCGGACCGCAGCGCCAGGGCCTCGCGGTCCTGGTCGGTGGTGACGGGGGTGATGCGATCGACCATCGAATCGGGGAACGCGACGGCGTCCTCGATCCAGGCGGCGAGGCCGGAGTCGACGAGCCGGGCGAACGCCGTGAAGGTGCGCCGCGCGACATCCCCGTTCCGCTGGATGTTGTCGCACGACATGACGGTGAACGGGGCGACCCCCCGGGCGCGCCGGCGGCGCAGGGCTTCGACGACGAGCCCGAACACCGTGGCGGGGGCCGCGCCGGGCTTCAGGTCCGCGCGGATCGCGGGGTTCTCCGCGTCGAACTCCCCGGTGACGGGGTGGATGTTGTAGCCGCCTTCGGTGACCGTGAGCGACACGATCCGGACCGCCGGGTCGGCCATCCTCTCGACGACCGCCTCCGGATCGTCCGGGGCGAAGAGGTATTCGACGATCGATCCGATGACGCGGGCCTCACGTGCTCCATCGGGGTGTTTCAGCACGAGCGTGTAGAGGCCGTCCTGCGCGGTCAGCGCGTCGCGCATCCGCGCATCGCCGGGAAGGATCCCGACGCCGCAGATCGCCCAGTCATGTGCCCTGCCGTCGTTCATCAGCCGGTCGAGGTACATCGCCTGATGCGCGCGGTGGAATCCCCCTACCCCGAAATGGACGATGCCGACCGTGAGCTTCGACCGATCGTAGGAGGGAACCGCCACCTCGTCGGGGAGGTTCCCCACTGTCTCCTGCCTCAGCGCGGTCACTGCCGTCGGTCTCCTCTTCAGTGACGTCTCTGTTCTGTCTTTACGCCCGGAATGACCAACTCCAACAGCCTCGAATTTCAAATTCTCGGCATAACATTTCATTCCCATAGTCAGGAGTGCGATTGATGGAGAAATCGCCTGCGGGGCCGGGCGAGGAGAACAGGGGTGCCGTCGAGGCCGCTGTCATCGGCGACCGGCCCATGACCGGCGCCTCCCGGTGATTCCCGTGTCAACCAAAATGATTGCGGGAATCGGTTATATCTGAACCTGTAATCCTCTGTGGAGGTATGGGGGGAGCACGCGGACCTGGCTCAGGTGGGGCCGGGAGTGCGAGACAGGGCGGTGCGCAGCGCGAAGGCGCCGAGCAGGCCGCCTGCCGTGAACCGCTGGACGGTCATGGCGCGGGGCCGGGCGGCCAGAAAACCCGACACGCGTGCTGCGCCCAGCATGATCAGAGCGTTCACGGAGATCCCCACGATGATCTGCACACCACCGAGCTGCAGCAGTTGCCCCCAGGCCGGACCTGCCTGCGGATCCAGGAACTGGGGCAGCAGGGCGGCGTACATGAGAGCGATCTTGGGGTTGAGCAGGTTGGTCAGCAATCCCATCGAGAACAGGCGGGCGTCGGAGACCGGAGGCAGGTCCTGGGCCGGGGCGAAGGGCGAGCGGCCGCCGGGCTTGAGCATGCCCCAGGCGAGGTAGGCCAGGTAAACGGCCCCGGCGAGCTTGACCACCGTGAACGCCAACGGCACAGCGGCGAACAACGCGGACAGGCCCGCAGCCGCGGCCAGCAGGTAGCACACGAATCCCACGGCGGTCCCACCGAGGCTGACCAGGCCCGCCCTGCGGCCTTGGGTGATCGCGCGGGAGGCAAGGTGGATCATGTTCGGTCCCGGAGTCAGGGCCATGCCCAGTTCGAGCAGGGCCACTCCTCCGACTGCGGTCAGAGTGATCACCGGTCAACCTCCTGGTCGTTCGTCGGGCAGCTGATACGGAATGGGTCGCCCAGTCGCAACGGACGGCTACGACGCATCAGCGGCGCCTGTCTCGCTTCTGCAGAATAGGGCTACGCCGCCTGGTATCGGCACGCACCGCAGGTCCCAGACGTCCTCGGCCAGGAGCGGCCCACGGCTCGGCAGTCACCCGGGCCGACAAGGCCGCCATGCTCGCCCGGCGCCGGTAGGCCCCGTCGTCTCAGAAGCGCCGGAGCAGCGCCTGCTTGGCGACGGTGAACTCCTCCTCGGTGAGCACGCCGTCCCGGCGCAGCTCACCCAGCTCGCGCAGGCGGCGCAGGAGGGCGTCGTGGTCGTCGCCCTTTTCTCCGGAGGGCGGCGCGGCCGTCTCCGGCGCGTCGAGGGCGGGAGGCGGCGCCAAGGGATGCGGCAGCCGCGCGAGGAGGGCGGTGACGAACAGCGCCGCGGTCCGGGTCTCCTTGTCCATGCCCCACAGGAGCAGGCAGTGCGGGTCGTGTTTGGGAGCCAGCTTGTGCGCCGGACCCCTGACCTGGAAACGGAGGTGCCCGTTCTCCAGGCCGGCGGACGGGATCCACTCCACCCCGACCAGGTCCTTCAGCGGGAACCGCTGGGGACCGGCCGACTTCTTGCCTCCCTCGACCGCCCAGTTCCACTCGACGCGGACCGACTCGCCGTCGAACGTCGCGGTGCCGTCACCCCCCGACACCGCCAGCGGCAGCCCGGGACCGGGCAGCAGGTAGCGGTCGCTGGGGCCGTCGGGCACCTGCTCGATCACCAGGGCGTTGCGCACCTCGTCGACGAAGTACTCGGCGACGCCCGTGCGGTCGGGGTCGACGGCCAGCTGGTAGGGGTCGGCCGCCTCGGAGATGCGCCCGCGCGCCGCCTGGGTGAACGGGTCGGCGCCCTCGCGGAGCCGGAGCCGGAGCCGCCCGCCCTTCTTGCCGGGTTCGTAGGCGATGCCCGCGACCGCCGTCAGCGGGACCGCCACCTCGCCGAGGAGCTGCCGCAGCTTGTTCACGCTCCGATCGCGGCCGGGCACGATCCGCAGGATCTCGCCGTCGAACGTCCATGTCCCGTCCCGAACCATGACCTCCGCCATACCTGGATCTTACGGCGGCCACCACCGGCCGGTCTCCGGGGAAACCGGGCCGGTTTCCGGTCACGGCTCGGGGCCTTCTATCCTCGAAGTCCACCCGTGACCGGCAGGCGAAGGAACCCCCGTGACCTTTTCGGCCCTGAACCTCGACGAGCTGACCGCGCAGCGCGACCGCGCTCTGCGTGACTACGACGCGCTCGTCCGGCGAGGCCTCTCCCTCGACCTCACCCGGGGCAAGCCCTCGGGCCGGCAGCTCGATCTGGCCTCCGCCCTGCTGACCCTTCCCAGCGGTCACACCGCCGCCGACGGCACCGACTGCCGCAACTACGGGGGGCTGCAGGGCCTCCCCGAGCTCCGGGAGATCTTCAGCGGTCTGCTGCAGGTCCCCGCCGGCCAGCTCGTCGCGGGCGGCAACTCCAGCCTCTCGCTGATGCACGACTCCATCGTGCACGCCATGCTCGGTACGGTGCCGGGCGCCGCCCGCCGCTGGGCGGACGAGCCGCGGATCGCGTTCCTGTGCCCGGTCCCCGGATACGACCGCCACTTCGCCCTGTGCGAGCGGTTCGGCATCGAGCTCATCCCCGTGCCGATGAACTCCGCCGGTCCCGACATGGACGTCGTGGAGCGGCTCGTTGCCGAAGACGCCCAGATCAAGGGGATCTGGTGTGTGCCCAAGTACAGCAACCCCAGCGGCGTCTCCTACAGTGACGAGACGGTGCGCCGCCTGGCGGCCATGCCCGCCGCGGCACCGGATTTCCGGATCTTCTGGGACAACGCCTACGCCGTCCACCACCTCACGG from Streptosporangium sp. NBC_01756 includes the following:
- a CDS encoding mannitol dehydrogenase family protein, which codes for MTALRQETVGNLPDEVAVPSYDRSKLTVGIVHFGVGGFHRAHQAMYLDRLMNDGRAHDWAICGVGILPGDARMRDALTAQDGLYTLVLKHPDGAREARVIGSIVEYLFAPDDPEAVVERMADPAVRIVSLTVTEGGYNIHPVTGEFDAENPAIRADLKPGAAPATVFGLVVEALRRRRARGVAPFTVMSCDNIQRNGDVARRTFTAFARLVDSGLAAWIEDAVAFPDSMVDRITPVTTDQDREALALRSGVEDAWPVVCEPFTQWVLQERFPTGRPPWEEAGVQVVADVEPYELMKLRLLNAGHQALCYFGYLSGYRYAHEAATDPAIAAFLLGYMDIEATPTLRPVPGIDLDDYKRTLIERFANPEVRDTLARLCAEASDRIPKWLLPVVREQLARGGEVTRAAAVVAGWARYAEGVDESGEPIELVDRLKERLTATARTQREHPTAFIENRDLFGDLADDRRFVEPYLRALESLHSAGARATVRELAGPGIRA
- a CDS encoding LysE family translocator, whose amino-acid sequence is MITLTAVGGVALLELGMALTPGPNMIHLASRAITQGRRAGLVSLGGTAVGFVCYLLAAAAGLSALFAAVPLAFTVVKLAGAVYLAYLAWGMLKPGGRSPFAPAQDLPPVSDARLFSMGLLTNLLNPKIALMYAALLPQFLDPQAGPAWGQLLQLGGVQIIVGISVNALIMLGAARVSGFLAARPRAMTVQRFTAGGLLGAFALRTALSRTPGPT
- a CDS encoding DUF4429 domain-containing protein; translated protein: MAEVMVRDGTWTFDGEILRIVPGRDRSVNKLRQLLGEVAVPLTAVAGIAYEPGKKGGRLRLRLREGADPFTQAARGRISEAADPYQLAVDPDRTGVAEYFVDEVRNALVIEQVPDGPSDRYLLPGPGLPLAVSGGDGTATFDGESVRVEWNWAVEGGKKSAGPQRFPLKDLVGVEWIPSAGLENGHLRFQVRGPAHKLAPKHDPHCLLLWGMDKETRTAALFVTALLARLPHPLAPPPALDAPETAAPPSGEKGDDHDALLRRLRELGELRRDGVLTEEEFTVAKQALLRRF
- a CDS encoding aminotransferase class I/II-fold pyridoxal phosphate-dependent enzyme; translated protein: MTFSALNLDELTAQRDRALRDYDALVRRGLSLDLTRGKPSGRQLDLASALLTLPSGHTAADGTDCRNYGGLQGLPELREIFSGLLQVPAGQLVAGGNSSLSLMHDSIVHAMLGTVPGAARRWADEPRIAFLCPVPGYDRHFALCERFGIELIPVPMNSAGPDMDVVERLVAEDAQIKGIWCVPKYSNPSGVSYSDETVRRLAAMPAAAPDFRIFWDNAYAVHHLTDTPVEIADLLALCAGSGNPDRAFVFASTSKITFSGSGVGFFGSSPANVAWLLGHMAKGTIGPDKINQLRHVEFLRDEDGVLAHMRRHRELIRPKFDVVDLILTKELGGTGLASWSAPAGGYFIGLDVLEGCARQVVSRAAGAGIALTPAGATHPYGNDPRDSTIRIAPTYPELDEVELAIAGLAVCVRLVGTEKLLERVG